One Helicobacter suis HS1 genomic window, CACCCCTAAACCTGTGCGCCAGACTATCACCTTTGATCAAGCGGGTAAAATGCAATCTAAGCCTATCACGCTTAATTTTAAAGGTAACCCTCTTGTTTATTCAATCAATAAAAGCGATGATTTTGAATCTAGCGATGTACCCTATGAGGATTCTAGAATCTATCAAGTTTCTCAAGACGGCAAGCCTAAGGGAATATTAAGAAATATGCGCATTGATGATGATGGGATCATTCATTTATCCTTTAGCAATGGAGCGATTGAGACTATGGGGCGGGTGGGCATTGCAGCCTTTACTAACGATCAAGGGCTTAAAAAAGTGGGGAGTAATTTATTTGATATTAGTAATGCTACGCGCAATGGCCGCGCTGTACCTTTAAGCGGAAACCCCATTTTAGGCTGGGATCGCGATGATGGCAAACTTAAATTTGGCAAGATCATGCATAAATATTTAGAAACTAGTAATGTCAACGCCGGGCGATCTTTAACGAATTTAATTTTAATGCAGCGCGGCTATTCTATGAATGCTAAAGCCTTTACAACGGGCGATGATCTGATCAAAGAGGCCATTAATTTAAAGAAATAATCCATGCCTTTTAATAACTACATAGAAAAAGAATTTAAAGAAATTGTGGCGCTTTTATCAAAGAGGGAGTATGTGATCCCGCGTTTCCAAAGAGGCCTTGTGTGGAAAAGAGAACAAGTAGCCAATTTTTTAGACAGCATTTTAATGGGGTATCCTACGGGTATTTTTGTGCTGTGGAAAAGTAAAGAGAAATTAGCTTGCCGCAGCATGGGAGACTCTGCGCCTAAAGAATTAAAAGAGGGTGAAGTGTTCTATATTTTAGACGGGCAACAACGCATGAGCGCGCTTTACCTTGTCTATGAGGGCTTAACACTACCCCAAGCTAAGGGAGTGGAGGAAGATTACAAGGATATTTTATTAAGAGTAAAGCCCGATGCTAATGGGGAATATTGCTTTGTTAAACCTAAAAAATCTGAAAAGATAGAGCAGGCAATTAGGGCTACAGATTTGCTTAGAAACGAGAGTATTTATGATATTGAGGAAAAATACGGGCTTGATAAAAAGACGGCTAGGGAATTTGAGCGTTTTAGAACTAAGCTTTTAAACTATAAATTCCCTATTGTAGAGATCACAGACGCCTCTTTAGAGGAGATTATCAAAATTTTTACCCGTATCAATACGGGGGGTACTAAATTAAGCCTTTCTGAAATTTTATATGCTAAGTTTTATATCGCCCCTAAAAACACACAAAAAGGTTTTGATTTAGAGGCACATTTTAAAGAACTCCAAGATGAGCTTAAAAGCCTAGATTATGGCTTTAACTCATGTGTGGTGGTTTTACAGCTGATCTCTTTTATTTTGCGGTATAACGCCTCAGGCAATTTAACAGAGAAAATTTCTACCTCCACCCTCGATCACATTGGAGAAAAGAGTATTAGAGGCGGGCTTTAATGGACTTTAACCTACAAAGCTAGTTTTTAGGTCGATACTGGTAGTCTAGCGCGTTTAAGCTTTGCTAGGGTTGTAGTCTAAAAGTCGGGTATTAGTAAAAGAGTTTTGAAAATGGATATTTTAAAGAGATGAATCGCTACAAATGCCCTCTAAAATCAAGCCTTAATGAGAGTTCTAAGGCCGAAAAACAAGCCATTGTTACAAGCATGAAAAATTTACAACCCATGCTTAAAAAAGGCAAACTAGACTCTAGTTATAAACTTTTTGTAATAGGGGATAATCAGGCTGTGATCAATGGTTATAAGTGTAAAAACGAGGGTTTTATTCTTGAGAGTGGTTTTAGAAATATTGAATACAAATGGTGCAAGCGCGGTTCTGATGCGTGTAATAAAGTGGTAGATGCCATTGTTAATCTTAGAGGATAAAAAGCGTTCTTTTTAAAATTTATCAAGGGTAGGTTATTTTGCAACTTAATAGCGAACAATTACAGGCTATAAAAGCCCCTTTGGGGCATAATTTAGTGATTGCCTCTGCTGGTACGGGTAAAACTTCTACTATTGTGGGGCGGATTTTACACCTGCTTACAAGTGGCATTGATCCGCGCCAAATTCTTTTACTCACCTTTACTAATAAAGCCAGCCAAGAGATGAAGGAGCGTTTAGCACGCTACACTAAGGAAGCTGAAAAAATTGAAGCCGGGACTTTCCACGCTGTGGCTTATCGTTTTCTTAAACTACAAGACCCTTCTTTAAGTTTAAAGCAACCAACAGATATGCAAACCTTACTGAAGAGTTTTTTAATAGAGACAGAGGGGGTTTATAGCGCGAAGTATTTATACGAGCTGTATTCTTCTTATCTGAATGAAAATTGCGCGCAAAGTTTTACAGGTTGGCTATTAAAGCGCACCCCTGAGCAAGAGGCGTACACAGAATTATATGAATGCGCGTTAGGGCTTTTTGAAAGCTGTAAAAGAGAACAGCACTATGTAGATTATAACGATCTATTAATTCTTTTTAAAGAGCAGATCAAGCATCAGCCCAAAGCCTTTTGTGAAGTTTTATGCGATGAGTATCAAGACACTAATCCCTTACAAGATTCTATTTTAGATGCCCTACAACCCTCTAGTCTTTTTTGTGTGGGTGATTATGATCAAAGCATTTATGCCTTCAATGGGGCAGATATTTCTATTATCAGTAATTTTACACAAAAACATAAAAACGCGCAGGTTTTTAGTTTGCGCAAAAATTACCGCTCCTCAGGGGCTATTTTAAATCTGGCTAACCGCGTGATTGCTAACAACCCGCGCATTTATCCTAAAAGCTTAGAGGTGGTGAAACAAAACAACCCCTCTACCCCTAAACTTTTGGTTTATGACGAGTTATTAGATCAATATCAAGGCATTGCTAAGCAGATCGCGCTAAGGGGGCGTTTTGAGGAAGTGGCCATTCTCTTTAGAAATAACGCTAGTGCTGAGGGGTGCGAGGCGGCTTTGCGGCTACTTGGTATCCCCTCTATTCGCAAGGGTGGGGTGGGTTTGTTTGATACTAAAGAGGTGAAATTACTCTTAGATGTTTGTGCTTTTTTGATCCAGCCTAAGGAAATGGTAGCAACCATGCAGATTTTAGGCTATGGGCATGGGGTAGGGGCTAAGTTGTGTGCAGAACTTTACCAAGCTTTGCAGATTTTAGGCGAGGGTAATAGTCTAAAGGGCTTACTCACCCCTAATCAAAAAGAGCCCTATCCTAGTATAAAACGCCCCCAAATGGGTTTGTTTGAGGGTTTTATGGCTAATACCTCCCCTTTTGATCTGCGCTCTGATTTTAAAGATCACCCACTTTTAAGCCACCCTAAAATAAAACCACCTATCGCCTGCTTTTTAGAAGATCTTTATATCCTTTGTAAAACCCACTCTTTTAAAACCTCCGCCCAAAGCCTAGAACACATTATGCAATCTGCGTGGTTTGATAACATTATGCAAAAGCTTGCACGGGAGCGCTCTAAAAATAAAGATGGAAGTGTGGATACAAACCGCTATGAGCAGGCTTTAGAGAAAATTAAAAGGCGGGGGGAATTACTTGTACAGATGTCTAGCAAATATGGCCATTTAAAAGATTTTATCAATGAAATAGGGCTTGACTCTCAAGAAATGGATAGTGGGAGTGGGGTACACTTACTCACCGTGCATGCAAGTAAGGGGCTTGAATTTAGCGAGGTGTATGTGATTGATTTAATGCAAAAGCGTTTTCCTAATACCAAGTTAGCCAAACAAAACGGAGGTTTAGAGGAGGAGCGCCGTTTGTTTTATGTGGCAGTTACTAGGGCTAAAGATCATCTTTATTTATCCTATGCTAGAGAGGATCGGCGTAAAAATACCCGTTATGAACCCTCATGTTTTTTAAAAGAGGCGGGCTTTAATGGACTTTAACCTACAAAGCTAGTTTTTAGGTCGATACTGGTAGTCTAGCGCGTTTAAGCTTTGCTAGGGTTGTAGTCTAAAAGTTAAAAATAAGTAAAAGAGTTACATGGAAAAGTTTGTGAATGAAGATCACTTTTTAGTTACCAAGACGGATTTAAAGGGAGTGATCACCTATGCAAATAAGCCCTTTATAGACATTGTTGGGGGTGGAGAAAAAGACCTTCTGTATAAACCCCATAGCGTGGTGCGCCATCCAGAAATGCCTAAGGTCATTTTTAAACTCCTCTGGGATAACATCAAAGCCCAGCATGAAATTTTTGCCTACATTAAAAATAAAACCTTTGATGGGCATTTTTACTGGGTTTTTGCCAATGTAACCGCCTCTGTAGATGAATCGCAAAATTCTATCGGGTATTATTCTGTAAGAAGAGCCCCCAATAGAAAAGCCCTTAAGGTGATCATTCCTCTTTATACTTCTTTGTTGTCTGCTGAGAAAACACAGGGGATACAGGCTAGTTTAAAAGCCCTCCAACAAGTTTTACAAGAACAGGGCTGTGATTACCACCAATGGGTCAACCAGCTACAACGATTATAAGGATGGCGCATGTTTAAATGGCTTTCAGGCAACTCTGATCCTGCTATTGAGAAAATCTATGAGTTTATCGCTCAAGTTAGAAACGGGTATTTAGAATGCCGCATTGTAGAGATTGATGAGAATAGCCCTTATAGCGCCATGATGCATGGTTTAAACGATCTTTTAGATCAAATCGAATCTTTATTCCGTGAAATGGATGCATGTGTACAGGCGGCTAAAGAAGGTAGGGATTATCGCAACATCTTTTTAGAAGGGTATAGAGGGATTTTTAAACAATATGGAGAGCATGTGAGATCCCATGTTGATGGGATTATTGCAAGCAATAATAGCAAGATCGTACAGCGCTTATTAGAAATGGGAGGGGGCGCTAAGGGGATTTTAGCCATATTAAATGAACTTAGCCGGAGAGTACAGCAGTGTACAGAAAATAAGCAATTAGCACAAAATATTGAAGAGAATTCTTTAAAAAGCCAAGATGAAATCTTAGGTATCCACACTAATTTAGATAATTTTAGCGCGCACTGTTCGCATGTCAACACAGTTGTAGAAGAATTAAAGAAAAACATGGATTTTATCATGCAGGTTGCTGATATTATCAATGATATTGCCGATCAGACTAATTTACTTTCTCTTAATGCAGCTATTGAGGCAGCTAGGAGTGGAGAACACGGGCGAGGCTTTGCGGTGGTGGCTGATGAAATTAGAAAACTTGCTGAGAGGGTGGCTAAGGAAGTTAGCAATATTAAAGGTAATTTTAGTGGTTTTAAAGAGGAAATTGATAAGTTAGAGGAGGCCTTTTCAGAAGTAACAAGTCTAAGCACGGAGATTGGCGTACATTTTCAGGGTTTTTCAAAGGTGCTAGAGGTTTTTGTGCAAGATAGCCGTAAAAGTTTAGAGAATAATAAAGGGTTAGAACAAGGGCTTAGCAAAATCATGCGCCATATTGAGTGGATTATTCTAAAGATGTATATTTATAAAAGTGTACTCACCAATGAAACCCAAAATATCGCTTTAGACAAAGCACTCAATGATAAAGCCAAAACCCTAACACAGGAGGTACTAGCCCATGTTAAAGATCATTATAAGCTAGATGAGGTAGAACAAATGGCAGCGCGTTTGCAGGCCTTAGATGCTGTTGAATTAGATTAATTGATAAAGGAGATCGTATGCGATATGTTTTAAGCTTAGTATTGGCGGCGGCTTTTTTAGGTTGTTTTATCGGAGGGCTTGCCTTTGAACGGTTTGTTTTGGGCAAACACAAAACTAAAAGTGGTAGTGAAATTACCATGCAAATCCAAAGTAAGCAAGTGGTGATGCCCGGAAGTTATAGCGCGCATCTTCTTTTTAGTAGCGCTAATGGGCTGTTAAAAACAGAAAAACTAACCCCTGAACAAGAGCAAAGTATCAAAGAAAGTTTTAAACAAATTAATGATCTGGCAAAAGATAGCCATTTATGCCAACGAACTTCTTATAGTCTAGAGCCTCATTATACTTTTAAACAAGAGTTAAACGGCTATTCTTTGCATGCTTTAATGGTTTGTGAAATCCCTACTTCTAAATTAAACGATTATGAAACCCTTAAAAGTAAAATTTCTGAAGTGGTTACAAAAAACGCTTTATTTGTACTCAATACACCCGCCCTTTATGCCAAAATGCAAGAATCTGATCTAGTAGCATTGCAGGATGCATTATTAAAAAAAGCCCAAGAGAAAGTGATCTTTTTTAGCCAGAAATTTAAGAAACAATGCATGGTTAAAAGCCTAGATTTTTACCCTAATCATTTCCCTATGCGCTTTAAAATAGAAAAACAACAAGAGACACAACAAAGCTTTAGCCTCACGGCTAGACTTACGGTGGGTTGCTAAAATGTGTTATAATGCCGTCTTATTAAACAAGAAGGTTAGAGTGTGAAAATTGCTGTTTTGATGAGTGGAGGGGTGGATAGCTCTTATAGCGCTTATTTGTTAAAGCAGGCCGGGCATGATTTATTAGGGCTGTATTTAAAATTGCATGGGAAAGAGGAAAAACACGCCTTTTATATTAAAAATTGCCAAGAAGTGGCCTCTTTTTTAAATATCCCGTTTGAAGTGGTGGATTTACAAGAACCTTTTAAAAAACAAGTCTATGAAGTTTTTATTGACACCTACAAAAATGGCCAGACGCCAAACCCTTGTGCTTTATGTAACCCTTTAATGAAATTTGGTTTAGGGCTAGAATTTGCCCTTGATCGTGGGTGTGAAAAGGTAGCTACAGGGCATTATGCTAGATTAATGGATTTAGAGGGTGTGCTACGCATCCAAGAGGCCTTTGATTTAAGTAAAGATCAAAGCTATTTTTTATACGCGCTCCCACAACACGCCATTGATGCGCTCATGTTTCCCTTAGGTGGTTTATTAAAAAGTGAGATCAAACCAAAAGCCCTAGAGGCCATGCCCTTTTTAGGGGACTTGCAAACTTATAAAGAATCCCAAGAAATTTGCTTTGTAGAGGGTTCTTATATTGATACGCTCAAACAACATATTGATGTAGATCAAAAAGGTCTGGTGCGTAATTTAAAAGGGGAGGTTGTAGGCACGCATAAGGGCTATATGCACTACACCATTGGCAAACGCAAGGGCTTCACAGTTCAAGGGGCACACACGCCTCATTTTGTTGTGGGTATCCATGCTAAAGCCAATGAGATTATTGTAGGCGAAAAAGAAGATCTAGCGATCTTTACCCTAGAGGCTGAAAATAAATCCTTGCCTTCTAATTTTAAAACAGGTACTTACATGGTTAAGGTGCGCTATAGAAGCACCCCCACCAAAGCTAAGATCAGCCTCAATCACCAAACCATCCACGCCACCTTTGAAGAGCCCGTTTATGGTGTGGCTCTAGGGCAAGCGTTGGTGATTTATGAGAAAGACTGCGTCTTAGGAGGAGGCGTTATCACCAAAAGCGCCTAAAATTTCCAGTGAAAACTAGCATGAAAGGTAGAAGTTGGTGATACGCCTGAGCCCATGTTAGGAACATGAATCTTAACATGCTTTTGGCACTTGCTTACAAAATCATCATACTGATAAGACAAGATATTAGAGAAATTACGAGCGCTCAAACGCTTAAGCACTTCATCTGCATCACCCAAAACTAAGGCATCAAATCTCGCGTTAAAAAGCCGTCTTATCTTTTTACCAGCAATCAAAGCCTCAAGACTTAAAACAGTCAGGTTAGATTTACCCATAACACTCCCGCGCCGGTGGTATAAGATATTCGCAGTTTTAGGGGCTGCTAATCGTTTGAGCACTTGCTTAGTATTGCCTAAAACTAGGGCATCAAACATAGCATTAAAAGTACGCCTCTCTTCTTTACCAGCAACCAAAGACCCGATACTTAAAACAGATAACTTTAAAGGATTAACAAGCACGCTAGAATCGCTAGCGTAGCCAACTTCAACATGTGCCACGCGGCTCACAAAGACCGCAAACATCAATGGCTTAAATACCCCATCAAACAACTCCCGATATTTTATTTTAGCGAAGGCTCGTATTTTAACATGCAAAATCTTAAGCTTGTTTGAGAAAAGACTTAGGAGTTTTATTTTCTGTTACAATATTATTTTAGAGTTAAAAAATCAGACCTTGAGTTGGCAAAATTTATAGTGGAGAGTGTTATGTTAAAGTTGTTTTATTCGTTTATAATTGTAGCGGCGTTAGTGGGGGTTGTGTGTGCAAAACCTAATTTGTATATTCTTGCTACAGGGGGAACTATTGCCGGGAAATCTTCTAACACACTAAGCAGTGCTTATAAATCTGGGGCGTTATCTGTAGATAGTCTCATTAGTGTAATCCCACAAGCTAAAGACTTAGCCAATCTTAAAGCTGAGCAAATAAGCAATATCGGCTCTCAAGAAATGGATAATAAAATTTGGCTCAAATTAGCTAGACGGGTACAAGCCTTACTCTCTAAAAAAGATGTAGATGGAGTGGTGATCACACATGGTACAGATACAATGGAGGAGACGGCTTATTTTTTAGATTTGGTGATTAAAAGCCATAAACCTATTGTAATGGTTGGTGCGATGCGCAATGCTAGCTCTTTAAGCGCAGATGGCCCTCTTAATCTTTATAACGCTATCGCAGTGGCTAGTAATCCCCAATCTAAAGGCAAGGGGGTTTTAGTGGTGATGAATGGAGATATCCATGCGGCTAGAGAAGTGAGTAAAACACACACGACAGATGTCGCTACTTTTAAATCTCTTAATAGTGGTCCTTTAGGGAAGGTGATTTATGGGCATGTGCGCTTTTATATGCAATCTTTGCGCAAACACACGCTAGAAAGTGCTTTTGATATTGCTAAGATTGTTCATTTGCCTCGTGTAGATATTATCTATAGCCATGCTAATGATCATGCAGATTTGATACAAGATGTGATTAAACACGGCGCTAAAGGAATTATAAGCGCTGGGGTGGGTAATGGTAATCTTTATCCGTCTGTGTTAAATGCACTAGCTAATGCGCTTAAACAGGGTGTAGTGGTGGTGCGCTCTAGCCGTGTGGGGAGTGGATTTATCACACCACTAGGTGAAATTGATGATTCTAAATACGGCTTTTTAACT contains:
- a CDS encoding DUF262 domain-containing protein — its product is MPFNNYIEKEFKEIVALLSKREYVIPRFQRGLVWKREQVANFLDSILMGYPTGIFVLWKSKEKLACRSMGDSAPKELKEGEVFYILDGQQRMSALYLVYEGLTLPQAKGVEEDYKDILLRVKPDANGEYCFVKPKKSEKIEQAIRATDLLRNESIYDIEEKYGLDKKTAREFERFRTKLLNYKFPIVEITDASLEEIIKIFTRINTGGTKLSLSEILYAKFYIAPKNTQKGFDLEAHFKELQDELKSLDYGFNSCVVVLQLISFILRYNASGNLTEKISTSTLDHIGEKSIRGGL
- a CDS encoding ribonuclease H family protein; its protein translation is MNRYKCPLKSSLNESSKAEKQAIVTSMKNLQPMLKKGKLDSSYKLFVIGDNQAVINGYKCKNEGFILESGFRNIEYKWCKRGSDACNKVVDAIVNLRG
- a CDS encoding ATP-dependent helicase, giving the protein MQLNSEQLQAIKAPLGHNLVIASAGTGKTSTIVGRILHLLTSGIDPRQILLLTFTNKASQEMKERLARYTKEAEKIEAGTFHAVAYRFLKLQDPSLSLKQPTDMQTLLKSFLIETEGVYSAKYLYELYSSYLNENCAQSFTGWLLKRTPEQEAYTELYECALGLFESCKREQHYVDYNDLLILFKEQIKHQPKAFCEVLCDEYQDTNPLQDSILDALQPSSLFCVGDYDQSIYAFNGADISIISNFTQKHKNAQVFSLRKNYRSSGAILNLANRVIANNPRIYPKSLEVVKQNNPSTPKLLVYDELLDQYQGIAKQIALRGRFEEVAILFRNNASAEGCEAALRLLGIPSIRKGGVGLFDTKEVKLLLDVCAFLIQPKEMVATMQILGYGHGVGAKLCAELYQALQILGEGNSLKGLLTPNQKEPYPSIKRPQMGLFEGFMANTSPFDLRSDFKDHPLLSHPKIKPPIACFLEDLYILCKTHSFKTSAQSLEHIMQSAWFDNIMQKLARERSKNKDGSVDTNRYEQALEKIKRRGELLVQMSSKYGHLKDFINEIGLDSQEMDSGSGVHLLTVHASKGLEFSEVYVIDLMQKRFPNTKLAKQNGGLEEERRLFYVAVTRAKDHLYLSYAREDRRKNTRYEPSCFLKEAGFNGL
- a CDS encoding PAS domain-containing protein, giving the protein MEKFVNEDHFLVTKTDLKGVITYANKPFIDIVGGGEKDLLYKPHSVVRHPEMPKVIFKLLWDNIKAQHEIFAYIKNKTFDGHFYWVFANVTASVDESQNSIGYYSVRRAPNRKALKVIIPLYTSLLSAEKTQGIQASLKALQQVLQEQGCDYHQWVNQLQRL
- a CDS encoding methyl-accepting chemotaxis protein yields the protein MFKWLSGNSDPAIEKIYEFIAQVRNGYLECRIVEIDENSPYSAMMHGLNDLLDQIESLFREMDACVQAAKEGRDYRNIFLEGYRGIFKQYGEHVRSHVDGIIASNNSKIVQRLLEMGGGAKGILAILNELSRRVQQCTENKQLAQNIEENSLKSQDEILGIHTNLDNFSAHCSHVNTVVEELKKNMDFIMQVADIINDIADQTNLLSLNAAIEAARSGEHGRGFAVVADEIRKLAERVAKEVSNIKGNFSGFKEEIDKLEEAFSEVTSLSTEIGVHFQGFSKVLEVFVQDSRKSLENNKGLEQGLSKIMRHIEWIILKMYIYKSVLTNETQNIALDKALNDKAKTLTQEVLAHVKDHYKLDEVEQMAARLQALDAVELD
- the mnmA gene encoding tRNA 2-thiouridine(34) synthase MnmA → MKIAVLMSGGVDSSYSAYLLKQAGHDLLGLYLKLHGKEEKHAFYIKNCQEVASFLNIPFEVVDLQEPFKKQVYEVFIDTYKNGQTPNPCALCNPLMKFGLGLEFALDRGCEKVATGHYARLMDLEGVLRIQEAFDLSKDQSYFLYALPQHAIDALMFPLGGLLKSEIKPKALEAMPFLGDLQTYKESQEICFVEGSYIDTLKQHIDVDQKGLVRNLKGEVVGTHKGYMHYTIGKRKGFTVQGAHTPHFVVGIHAKANEIIVGEKEDLAIFTLEAENKSLPSNFKTGTYMVKVRYRSTPTKAKISLNHQTIHATFEEPVYGVALGQALVIYEKDCVLGGGVITKSA
- a CDS encoding type II asparaginase, yielding MLKLFYSFIIVAALVGVVCAKPNLYILATGGTIAGKSSNTLSSAYKSGALSVDSLISVIPQAKDLANLKAEQISNIGSQEMDNKIWLKLARRVQALLSKKDVDGVVITHGTDTMEETAYFLDLVIKSHKPIVMVGAMRNASSLSADGPLNLYNAIAVASNPQSKGKGVLVVMNGDIHAAREVSKTHTTDVATFKSLNSGPLGKVIYGHVRFYMQSLRKHTLESAFDIAKIVHLPRVDIIYSHANDHADLIQDVIKHGAKGIISAGVGNGNLYPSVLNALANALKQGVVVVRSSRVGSGFITPLGEIDDSKYGFLTSDNLNPQKARVLLMLALSQTHNRQKIQEYFKTH